From Candidatus Hydrogenedentota bacterium, a single genomic window includes:
- a CDS encoding response regulator transcription factor: MKVLIAEDDDHIREGLAEVLQGEGYQTVTARNGQEALDLFGRARPDFVCLDIMMPVMDGYEACRRIRHADAGVPVIFISAKSEEIDRVVGLELGADDFIQKPFGVREVIARIRAVTRRCMAAPRTDGKGEAWTAFDMGDLEVLPSELRARRGGATIDLSLRDIKILQLLHRHKGEVVDRNRFFDECWNMDYMPNSRTLDQHIAQLRKRVERDPKNPAIIRTVHGAGYRWEG, from the coding sequence ATGAAAGTGCTCATTGCCGAGGACGACGACCACATCCGGGAGGGACTGGCCGAGGTGCTGCAGGGCGAGGGATACCAGACCGTGACCGCCCGCAACGGCCAGGAGGCCCTCGACTTGTTCGGGCGGGCGCGCCCCGATTTCGTCTGCCTCGACATCATGATGCCCGTCATGGACGGCTACGAGGCCTGCCGCCGCATCCGCCACGCCGACGCGGGGGTGCCCGTGATTTTCATCAGCGCCAAATCGGAGGAAATTGACCGGGTCGTCGGCCTTGAACTCGGCGCCGACGACTTCATCCAGAAACCGTTCGGCGTGCGCGAGGTCATCGCCCGCATCCGCGCCGTCACCCGCAGGTGCATGGCCGCCCCCAGAACGGACGGAAAAGGGGAGGCATGGACGGCGTTCGACATGGGCGACCTTGAGGTGCTGCCGTCCGAACTCCGCGCGCGCCGGGGCGGGGCCACCATTGACCTGAGCCTGCGCGACATTAAAATCCTTCAGCTTCTCCACCGCCACAAGGGCGAAGTCGTGGACCGGAACAGGTTTTTTGACGAGTGCTGGAACATGGACTACATGCCCAACAGCCGCACCCTCGACCAGCACATCGCGCAGCTCCGGAAGCGCGTCGAGCGCGATCCCAAGAATCCGGCCATCATCCGCACCGTGCACGGCGCCGGATACCGGTGGGAGGGGTGA